The sequence CCCGCTGCACGACGTTGCGGCCGACCCCGTACGCCTCGGCGAGCCGTACCCGGGACGGCAGGCGCTCGCCGACCTCCCACTCTCCGGCGAGGATCCGGCCACGCAGCGCGGCGGCCACTTCGAGGTACGGCGCCTCACGGGGCACGGGTGATCCTCCGATCGATCTGCTCGGCGCAGGCCGAGGTGTTGAGGGGGTGCCGGCACGCTACTGCACCCGGCGAAAGCTGCTGGAGTAGCCGGGGCCGGGCCACGGCTTGACCCTGACGTGCGCGTCAGGGGTTAGCGTCACCGCACCCGCGCCGCGGACGCCCTCGCACCGCGGCCCCCCGGCCCACCGGAGCCCGCACATGACCACGGCCCTGCCCCGCACCACCCGCGAAGTCCGCCTCGCCGCGGTCCCCGAGGGACTGCCCGCCCCGGAACACCTCACGGTCGTCACCACCCGGCTGCCCGAGCCCGGTCCCGGGCAACTCCTCGTCCGGAACCGCCACTTCCTGGTCTTCCCAGGGCTGCGCACCCTCATCGGCGCCGACGCGGAGGATCTACCCCTTCCGGCGTTGCACCCCGGGGACACCCTGTTCGGCCCCGCCGTGGGCGAGGTGCTGGCCGCCCCGGCCGACAGCGCGCTGCGCCCCGGCGACTGCGTCCTCCACATGCTCGGCTGGCGGGAGTACGCCCTGGTGGCCGCGGCCGACTGCACGGCCCTGGACGGCACCCTGCCGGATCCGGTCGCGCACCTCTCCCCGGGATCGGCCGCCTACGGAGCCCTGACCCGCCTTGCCGAAGTCCGCGCGGGCGACACCGTCCTCGTCACCGGAGCGGCCGGAGCCGTGGGTTCCCTGGCCGGGCAGATCGCACGTCTCCTGGGCGCCGGCCGGGTGATCGGCAGCACCGGTTCGCCGGAGAAGGCAGAACGACTGCTCTCCGAACTCGGCTACGACGCCGTCGTACTGCGCGGATCCGGTTCCTTCGCGGACGAGCTCGCACACGCCGCGCCCGAGGGCATCGACGTCCTCGTGGACACCGTCGCCGGCGAGCAACTGGCCGCGGCGCTCGGCGCGGCCCGCCAGGGCGCGCGCTTCGCCCTGGTCGGAGCCCTGTCGGGACAGATGGCGCCGGGGCGGTCCGGCGGCAGCGCCCCGGTGACCATCGACGCCTTCCGCCTGCTGCTCAAGGGCGTTTCGGTGCGCGGCTACAGCGGCGCGGACCACCCCGACGTGGCGGCGGAGTGGACCGCCCGCTTCGGGGACTGGCTGCGCGCCGGGCAGATCAGCTACCCGCACACCCGGATCGCCGGCCTCGACCACGCACCGCGGGCGTTGCGGGAGATGATCGAAGGCAGGCACTTCGGGGCCGTGGTCGTGGAACTGTAGCCGGACAGGCCGGCGCGGACGGGGGACAGGATGCGGATCGGCGACGCGGCGGTGGCCGCCGGAACCACACCGAGGGCGCTGCGGTTCTACGAGGAACGCGGACTCCTGCCGCCGCCCGTCCGCACCGCGTCGGGTCAACGCGAGTACGGGGCGGGGGAGATCGCACGCGTCCGCGTCATCCGCGACCTGCTGGCCCTCGGGCTCACGATCGAGGACCTGCGCGGCTGCGCCGACCGCCTGCACCTGCTCGAACAGGACCCCCCGCCCCTATGCGGCGGGGGCGCTCCCGGCGCGCCCGTACCCGGGATCGTCGGCGACCGGCTCGCCGCCCTCGACGCGGAGATCGCCCGGCTGGCGGCACTGCGCGCGAACCTCGCACGGCGAGCCGCCGGGGACGAGCGGTGCCCACCCCTCAGCGGGTGAGGGTGACCGGCGTCGGGCCGTCGGGGCGCACGGTGATGCTGTACGCCGCCCGGGTGGGCACGGCCCGGAAGTACGGGACATGCGCGGGCAGCAGGAGTTCGAGGAGGGCGACCGACTCCCGCAGGGCGAACTGCTGGCCGAGGCAGGCGCGGGGGCCGATGCCGAACGGCAGGTAGGCGCCGGGCCGGGTGGGACGGCCGCCTGCAACGGTGAAGCGCCGAGGGTCGAAGTGCTCGGGATCCGGCCACAGTTCGGGATCCCGATGGGTGAGGTAGGGGCAGACCAGCAGATCCGTGCCCGCCTCGACGCGGTAGCCCGCCAGGACCTCGGCCTCGGGGGCGTGCCGGGGCAGGATCCACGCGGACGGGTAGAGCCGGAGCGTCTCGCCGACCAGCGCCTGGATGGCTTCGCGTCGCTCCGGTGAGCCCTCGCGACCGGCCGCGAGCGCCTCCTCACGGGCCGCCGGGTGACGGTCGAGGAGCAGATAAAGCCAGGTCAGGGTGGTCGCGGTGGTCTCGTGGCCGGCGACCAGCAGGGTGACGAGCTCGTCCCGCACCAGCCGGTCGGTGTACTCGGGGCGCTCGGCCGAGGCGTCGACCAGTACCTGGAGCAGCCCCGGCCCGTCGGGGCCGGGGGAGCCGTCCCGGGCCGCGGCCACCGCCCGTCGGGCGACCTCGTCGATCCGGGCCAAGTCGTCGGCGACGGCGTCCCGGGCGTCCACCTGGTCGGCGGGCAGACTCGGCAGCGCGGCCACCACGGTGGCCACGGAGGTCAGTTCGTGCGCCGTGGTGTCGTCGAGCGGGTGCCCGGTGAGCGCCCGCCAGATGGTGTCGAGGGCGAAGCGGCGCATCTCCTCACCCAGGTCGAAGGTCCGCCCGGTGCGCGCGTGGTCGGCCCAGCGTGCGGCCGTGGTCCGGGCCGCCCCGACGATCCGCTCCTCGTAGCGGCGCATCCCTCGTCCGGTGAACTGCGACTGCAGCAGCTTCCGTTGGGTCTTCCAGGCCTCGCCGGTCGCGGCGAGCACCCCGTCACCGATGAGCAGACGGGCGCGGTGGGAGCGCTTGACGTACCGGTCGGGGTGCAGGGCGAGGACGTGCTGCACAGCGTCGGGCGCGGTGACCAGCACGGTGGGCCGCGGCCCGATGCGGAACGCGGCGACCCCGCCGAGCCGCTCCCGTACCCGCGTCAACAGGTCGACCAGTTCGCCTTGGTGGGCGCGCCACCGCTCCACACAGTCGGCATCGGCCTCGGGGAGCGGCCGACCCGTCCCGGACCGCCGCGAGGTGGGTGGCTCGCTCCTGGCGTCGATGGCCACGGCTCTTCTCCTGTCCGGCTGCCGGGACGGTGCCCGAGGGTCGCTTCGACATCACGGACTGTACGGGGACGGACGTGCGCGGTGACAGTGCCGGAAGGTCGATGGCCCGAATCACATGGGTGGTGGGTGGTCGGAGGCGCCGATACGGGCCGCGAGAAGGGCGATGTCGTCGTCGGCGGAGGCGGGCACCAGATGCGCGATGAGGGAGTCGCAGAGATGGTCGAGCGACTGCTGGGGCGCGGCGAGCAGGCCGGTGAGCTCGGCCAGCCGTTCGTCGATGTCGCGCCTGCGCGCCTCGATGAGCCCGTCGGTGTACAGGACGAGGGTGCTGCCGGGCGGCACGTCGATGTCGGTGGTGGTGAAGGAGATGCCGCCGACGCCGAGCGGGACGCCCGGTGGGGTCTTGACGAGGTACACGGTGCCGTCGGGCTGGACCACGGCCGGGGGCGGATGCCCGGCGCGCGTGACCGAGCAGTGGCCGGTGGCGGGATCGCAGACCACGTAGAGGAACGTCGCGAGCATCGGGTCGGACAGGTCGGCGAGGGCGGCTTCGAGCTGGTGCAGCAGGGCGGTGGGAGGCATGTCGAGGCGGCCGAGCGCGCGGACGGTCGCGGAGAGCCGTCCCATCACGGCGGCGGCCGCGATGCCGTGGCCCATGACGTCGCCGATGAGGAGCGCGGCCCGGCCACCGCTGAGGGGCAGGACGTCGTACCAGTCACCGCCGACCTCGTTCACGTCGCTGGCCGGCAGGTAGCGGTGGGCGATCTCGATCCCCGGCGGCGGGGTGACGTGCTGCGGGAGCATGCTGCGCTGCAGGACGACCGCGGTCTCGTGCTCGTGGTGGTAGAGCCGCGCGTTGTCGATGCTGATGGCGGCGCGGGCCGCCAGTTCGGTGGCGAGGGTGACGTCGTCCGACCCGAAGGGGCCGGTGCGTCCGGTGCGGTAGAAGGTGGCGACGCCGAGGACCATGTCGCGGGCGATGAGCGGGGTCATCATGAACGAGTGCACGCCCAGCTCCAGGAGTTGGGCCGGTTTGGGGGAGTGCCGGGCCGCGGGGGCCACGGTCCGTTCGTCGAGGTGGGCGATCAGGAACGACTGACGGGCCGCCAGGGCCTGGGTGTAGGGGGCGGTCGAGGGGAAGATGAGGGTCCGGCCCAAGGGTGCCAAGGCCTGTGTGACGGTGGATCCGGTCAGCGGCGCCTTGCCCAGACGCCGCAGGGCCACCCCGCCGGCCAGCCCCGTGCCCGGCTCGATGCCGCGGGCCAGGGAGTCCAGGACGTCGACCGTGACGGCGCTCGCCAGGTGCGGGACGGCGAGGTCGGCGAGCTCCTGCGCCGTGCGCTCCAGGTCGAGGCTGGCGCCGATCCGGGAGCTCGCCTCGCTGAGCAGGGCGAGACGGCGCCGGCCCGCCTCGGCCTCGGTGTGGTCCCGCTGCTGCGCGGTGATGTCGAGGAGCGAGGCGATCACGCCGATCGGCCGGCCGCCCGGATCCTCGACGCGTACGTACGAGCACGACCACACATGGTCGTGGTCCGGGTCGGCCGGGGTCCGGCCGGTGCGACGCCGGTCGAGGACCGGCTCACCCGTGTCCAGGACCTGGCGCATCGCCTCCTCCATCTGGTCGGCGTTCACCTCGGGCAGCAACTCGGCCAGCCGCCGCCCGACATGGGCGGACTCCGCGAGCCCGTTCATCGCTTCGAGGGCCGGATTGACCTGGAGGAAGCGCAGCTGCGTGTCGAGGACCCCGATGCCGACCGGCGAGCGGGCGAACAGCCCGTCCCAGACGGCCGAGGACCCGCGGATACGGCGGGCCGCGTGCGCGTCCGCGGCGAAGACCAGCACGGCCGAGGCGCCGTGGCGGCGGTCCGGGACCGGGCAGGCCCAGATCTCCAGCTCCAGGGGGTGACCCTTGCTGTGCCAGGCGGTGACCGTACCCATGACCCCGCGCCCGGTGGCGGCCGTCTCCCACAAGGACCGGCCCAGGCTGCGGTCGGCTCCCGGATGGAGGAGGTCGGAGATGTGCCGCCCCAGCACCTCGGGCGGGGCGTAGCCGAGGAGCTGCTGGGCGCCGTGGTTCCAGCGCACGATCATCCCGTCGTTGCTGGTGGCCACGAGGGCGACCGGCAGGGCGCCCAGCCAGCCTCCGGCGTCCTGGGCGGCGCTGCTGATCAGATCGTCGAGCGGCATCTCCTCATGCATCGTGCACCCGCTCCTCGGGAACGGCCTCGTGACTGTGCGTGGTCCCCATCTCTCATCGTCGCCCGGATGGCTCCACGGCGCTCCCCGGCCGTGCGGCGCCGGCCGCGGCCGGGGCTTCGGCGCAGCGGAGGCGGTCGGCGGTCACGGGCGCGCCGTCGGCCACGTTGCGGTCGAAGGTGACGGCCTCGACCTGGACGGGCCGTGCGCCGACGGTGACCTCGACGACCGCGTCGAGCGTCGGGTCGGCCTGCACGCGGGCGCCGGGCAGCGCGGCCGCGACGGTCGCCGCGTTGTCCTCCTGGCCGGTGGCGTGGCGGATGACCGGCGGGCCCGCCGGGCGCTGGGCCGGCGCGGTCGCCGAGGTGTCGGTGACGACGAACCCGCCTCCGCGCAGGGCGGCGGCGACATCGGCGTCGTCCACGCGGACGGCGAACCGGGCCGGGTCGGTCGGGGCCGGATTCTCCGCGACGGGCTGGATCCGGGTGTCGCCCGTGATCGGGCGGTCCGCGCCGAGCGCCTCCCACAGGGCGGCGGAGCGGGCCTCGTCCCAGACCAGGGTGGAGCCCACGCCCGGGACGCGGTGGTCGAAGAGCCGGATGGGCACGGTCGCGAACTCCGTCCGGTCCGCGCGGAGGTGACCGAGGGCCCAGCCGATGCGGACCAGGTCGTCCAGGCCGGTGCGCTCGTCGGTGCGCACGGTCTTCAGCAGGGTGCGTACGGTCCGCGCCGTACTGATGGGGCCGCGGAGGGCACCCTCCGCGGTGAGCCGGGCCAGCAGGTCGTTGACCACGCGCTGCTGGCGGCGGACCCGGCCGAGGTCGCCGGGCCGGAGGTTGACGTGCCGGGCCCGGACGTAGCGCAGTGCGCGGTCGCCGTCGGAGAGGTGCCGGCCGGCGCCGATGTCGAGCCCGGAGTTCTCGTCCTTGAGCGGCTTGTCGGTGCACACGGTGGCGCCGCCGAGGTTGTTCACGGTCTGCTCGAAGCCCGTGAAACCGGTTTCGAGGTAGTGGTCGATGTGGAGTCCGGTGGCCTTCTCCACGGTAGCCACGGTCAGGGGGCCACCACCGACCGCGTAGGCACCGTTGATCTTGCCGCTGCGGGCGGGGGCGGTGGCGGTGGCGGTCGTGCTCGCGTACTCGACGTAGGAATCGCGGGGGATGGAGACGATGCTCGCGCGCCGCCGGTTCTGGGAGAGGTGGACGAGCATCATCACGTCGGTGCAGTTGCACCCCTTGCCGCCCACGTGGAGCCGCCGCTTCTCGGCCGCGGAGAGCCCGGCGCGGCTGTCGATGCCGACGACCAGGATGTTGGTGCCCCGGCCGGCGCCACCGCCGCTGCCACCACCGGTGGACGCACTCGCGGCCGAGACGGCCTGCGATCCCACGAAGGAACCGCAGGAGAGGGCCGTCAGCAGGGTCAGGGCGACAGCGGTACGACGCAAGGCACATCCCCAAAGTAGAACGAACCGGATTCGGATTAACCGGATTAAATGGGGAATGTACTGGCCTTGTGTGCGAGCGCCCGGGCTGTACGCGCCGGGATTCCACCCCGCAGGGGGGCGGGCTTGGTACATCTGCCCGCCGCCCCGACGTACCCGGGCGCGCGCGGCGCCGACCGGGTCAGCGCTCGGACAGCTCCGAGGGAGCCTCCTGGACGACCCAGCTGTTGCCGTCCGGGTCGACGAAGGTCATGAAGGAGTTCCAGGTACCGCCCTTGCCCTCCTGCCAGCCCGACGCGCCCAGGTTCTGCACGGGCGACACGTCCACGCCCCGGGCCACCAGCTCCTCCCGGGCCGCCTCGATGTCCGTGACGCACAGCTGAAGGCCGTGCAGGGTGCCGGGCGCCATGACCCGGCCCCCGGGCACCTCGGGCATGCCCTGGAGCATGGCGATGGAACACCGGGAACCGGGCGGGGTCATCTGGATGATGCGCACGCCGGGGGAGACCTCGTCGTCGAGGTCGACGCCGAAGCCGACCTGGTCGGCGTAGAAACTCTTCGCGCGATCCATGTCGGTGACAGGGACGGGGACGACTTCGAGCGTCCAGTTCATGGGTGTCTCCCTCGGTCGGGCATCGGCGGGGGCGCACAGCGGGTCACGCGGTGGGGCGGGTACACCGTTTCCCATGAAGGCCCGATGGCGCACGTCGAAACGCCCGGCGGGCGCCGACTTCCACGGGGAGGACCGACCCGTGTCACCGGTCAGTCGTCGGGAAGGACGCGCCCGTCCTCGTCGAGCGCGAGATGGATACG comes from Streptomyces virginiae and encodes:
- a CDS encoding SpoIIE family protein phosphatase, whose product is MHEEMPLDDLISSAAQDAGGWLGALPVALVATSNDGMIVRWNHGAQQLLGYAPPEVLGRHISDLLHPGADRSLGRSLWETAATGRGVMGTVTAWHSKGHPLELEIWACPVPDRRHGASAVLVFAADAHAARRIRGSSAVWDGLFARSPVGIGVLDTQLRFLQVNPALEAMNGLAESAHVGRRLAELLPEVNADQMEEAMRQVLDTGEPVLDRRRTGRTPADPDHDHVWSCSYVRVEDPGGRPIGVIASLLDITAQQRDHTEAEAGRRRLALLSEASSRIGASLDLERTAQELADLAVPHLASAVTVDVLDSLARGIEPGTGLAGGVALRRLGKAPLTGSTVTQALAPLGRTLIFPSTAPYTQALAARQSFLIAHLDERTVAPAARHSPKPAQLLELGVHSFMMTPLIARDMVLGVATFYRTGRTGPFGSDDVTLATELAARAAISIDNARLYHHEHETAVVLQRSMLPQHVTPPPGIEIAHRYLPASDVNEVGGDWYDVLPLSGGRAALLIGDVMGHGIAAAAVMGRLSATVRALGRLDMPPTALLHQLEAALADLSDPMLATFLYVVCDPATGHCSVTRAGHPPPAVVQPDGTVYLVKTPPGVPLGVGGISFTTTDIDVPPGSTLVLYTDGLIEARRRDIDERLAELTGLLAAPQQSLDHLCDSLIAHLVPASADDDIALLAARIGASDHPPPM
- a CDS encoding MDR family NADP-dependent oxidoreductase is translated as MTTALPRTTREVRLAAVPEGLPAPEHLTVVTTRLPEPGPGQLLVRNRHFLVFPGLRTLIGADAEDLPLPALHPGDTLFGPAVGEVLAAPADSALRPGDCVLHMLGWREYALVAAADCTALDGTLPDPVAHLSPGSAAYGALTRLAEVRAGDTVLVTGAAGAVGSLAGQIARLLGAGRVIGSTGSPEKAERLLSELGYDAVVLRGSGSFADELAHAAPEGIDVLVDTVAGEQLAAALGAARQGARFALVGALSGQMAPGRSGGSAPVTIDAFRLLLKGVSVRGYSGADHPDVAAEWTARFGDWLRAGQISYPHTRIAGLDHAPRALREMIEGRHFGAVVVEL
- a CDS encoding LCP family protein; the encoded protein is MRRTAVALTLLTALSCGSFVGSQAVSAASASTGGGSGGGAGRGTNILVVGIDSRAGLSAAEKRRLHVGGKGCNCTDVMMLVHLSQNRRRASIVSIPRDSYVEYASTTATATAPARSGKINGAYAVGGGPLTVATVEKATGLHIDHYLETGFTGFEQTVNNLGGATVCTDKPLKDENSGLDIGAGRHLSDGDRALRYVRARHVNLRPGDLGRVRRQQRVVNDLLARLTAEGALRGPISTARTVRTLLKTVRTDERTGLDDLVRIGWALGHLRADRTEFATVPIRLFDHRVPGVGSTLVWDEARSAALWEALGADRPITGDTRIQPVAENPAPTDPARFAVRVDDADVAAALRGGGFVVTDTSATAPAQRPAGPPVIRHATGQEDNAATVAAALPGARVQADPTLDAVVEVTVGARPVQVEAVTFDRNVADGAPVTADRLRCAEAPAAAGAARPGSAVEPSGRR
- a CDS encoding VOC family protein, producing MNWTLEVVPVPVTDMDRAKSFYADQVGFGVDLDDEVSPGVRIIQMTPPGSRCSIAMLQGMPEVPGGRVMAPGTLHGLQLCVTDIEAAREELVARGVDVSPVQNLGASGWQEGKGGTWNSFMTFVDPDGNSWVVQEAPSELSER
- a CDS encoding cytochrome P450, producing MDARSEPPTSRRSGTGRPLPEADADCVERWRAHQGELVDLLTRVRERLGGVAAFRIGPRPTVLVTAPDAVQHVLALHPDRYVKRSHRARLLIGDGVLAATGEAWKTQRKLLQSQFTGRGMRRYEERIVGAARTTAARWADHARTGRTFDLGEEMRRFALDTIWRALTGHPLDDTTAHELTSVATVVAALPSLPADQVDARDAVADDLARIDEVARRAVAAARDGSPGPDGPGLLQVLVDASAERPEYTDRLVRDELVTLLVAGHETTATTLTWLYLLLDRHPAAREEALAAGREGSPERREAIQALVGETLRLYPSAWILPRHAPEAEVLAGYRVEAGTDLLVCPYLTHRDPELWPDPEHFDPRRFTVAGGRPTRPGAYLPFGIGPRACLGQQFALRESVALLELLLPAHVPYFRAVPTRAAYSITVRPDGPTPVTLTR
- a CDS encoding MerR family transcriptional regulator, which produces MRIGDAAVAAGTTPRALRFYEERGLLPPPVRTASGQREYGAGEIARVRVIRDLLALGLTIEDLRGCADRLHLLEQDPPPLCGGGAPGAPVPGIVGDRLAALDAEIARLAALRANLARRAAGDERCPPLSG